Proteins encoded within one genomic window of Brachybacterium sp. P6-10-X1:
- the rpmE gene encoding 50S ribosomal protein L31, which yields MKAEIHPQYVETQVSCTCGNSFTTRSTKGDGVIRAEVCSACHPFYTGKQKILDTGGRVARFEARYGKKKA from the coding sequence ATGAAGGCTGAGATCCACCCCCAGTACGTCGAGACCCAGGTGTCCTGCACCTGTGGCAACTCGTTCACCACTCGCAGCACGAAGGGCGACGGCGTCATCCGCGCCGAGGTCTGCTCCGCGTGCCACCCGTTCTACACCGGCAAGCAGAAGATCCTCGACACCGGCGGTCGCGTGGCCCGCTTCGAGGCCCGCTACGGCAAGAAGAAGGCCTGA
- a CDS encoding L-threonylcarbamoyladenylate synthase, giving the protein MSVHDTQNPESREAALTAATQAVRDGKLIVLPTDTVYGIGADAFTSDAVADLLEAKGRGRDVPPPVLIGDHAVLLALALDVPEYVERLAEEFWPGPLTLILNAQPSLTWDLGETRGTVALRMPDDEIALDLLRRTGPLAVSSANRHGKSAALTVLDAATQLGDAVEEYLDGGTARLGTSSTIIDTTVEPAEIVREGSLSAEDIVAVVGDIFTAPEPEEHEETKDAGGTGGDATSDGAEEPEVDGARPEGDAGAVQDAGEPDEGTTPEGGTIAPSGDTAGTSEDTTEVLGGTPAAAPDAAHGDGAARTDPTASAADAPEAHPGVLDLPSEPDLVELSTTPTEDVTPDPAPSTEEDEPGRGSTAG; this is encoded by the coding sequence GTGAGCGTCCACGACACCCAGAACCCCGAATCCCGCGAGGCCGCCCTCACGGCGGCGACGCAGGCCGTCCGCGACGGCAAGCTCATCGTGCTGCCGACCGACACCGTCTACGGAATCGGGGCCGACGCCTTCACGTCGGACGCGGTCGCGGACCTGCTCGAGGCCAAGGGGCGCGGCCGCGACGTCCCGCCGCCCGTGCTGATCGGCGACCACGCCGTGCTGCTCGCGCTCGCTCTGGACGTCCCCGAGTACGTCGAGCGTCTCGCCGAGGAGTTCTGGCCCGGTCCGCTGACCCTGATCCTGAACGCCCAGCCGTCCCTGACCTGGGACCTGGGGGAGACCCGCGGCACCGTCGCTCTGCGCATGCCCGATGACGAGATCGCCCTGGACCTGCTGCGCCGCACAGGGCCCCTCGCCGTCTCCAGCGCGAACCGGCACGGGAAGTCCGCCGCGCTGACGGTGCTCGACGCCGCCACCCAGCTCGGCGACGCGGTCGAGGAATACCTCGACGGCGGCACCGCCCGCCTCGGCACCAGCTCCACCATCATCGACACCACCGTCGAGCCCGCGGAGATCGTCCGCGAAGGTTCGCTGAGCGCGGAGGACATCGTCGCGGTCGTCGGCGACATCTTCACCGCCCCGGAGCCCGAGGAGCACGAGGAGACGAAGGACGCCGGGGGGACCGGCGGGGACGCGACGTCCGACGGAGCCGAGGAGCCCGAGGTCGACGGAGCGCGGCCCGAGGGGGATGCCGGGGCCGTCCAGGATGCGGGGGAGCCCGACGAGGGCACCACACCCGAGGGCGGGACCATCGCACCGTCCGGCGACACCGCGGGGACGTCCGAGGACACCACGGAGGTGCTCGGCGGGACCCCGGCAGCCGCCCCCGACGCCGCTCACGGGGACGGCGCGGCGAGGACCGACCCCACCGCATCGGCCGCGGATGCTCCTGAGGCGCACCCCGGCGTGCTGGACCTCCCGTCCGAGCCGGATCTCGTCGAGCTCTCCACCACCCCCACCGAGGACGTCACCCCTGACCCCGCTCCGTCCACGGAGGAGGACGAGCCCGGACGGGGGAGCACCGCCGGGTGA
- the prfA gene encoding peptide chain release factor 1: MEARGEDRLAPLRREHARLQDSMADPALHDDPARARRVGRRYAELDTVLAAAARVEATRADLETARELAELGEGDAELAAEAELLSERWEAEHHHLEDLLAPRDPDDARDVILEIKAGAGGEESALFADEMLRMYRSYAEHRGWRVEVLTSAETELGGLKDVTVAISGSPSAAPADGVYAHLKHEAGVHRVQRVPVTESAGRIHTSAVGVLVLPEADEADEGELLAEAMAPANLRIDVFRSSGPGGQSVNTTDSAVRITHLPTGVVVSCQDQKSQLQNREQALRILRTRLLDARRLEQEQASSATRRSQVRTVDRSERIRTYNFPESRVADHRTGYKAGNLSQVLAGDLEGLIASARDAERAARLAEAQQAVSEDTP; this comes from the coding sequence ATGGAAGCACGCGGCGAGGATCGTCTCGCACCGCTGCGGCGCGAGCATGCCCGTCTGCAGGACTCGATGGCCGATCCCGCGCTCCATGACGACCCCGCGCGGGCCCGCCGCGTCGGTCGGCGGTACGCCGAGCTCGACACCGTGCTCGCCGCCGCAGCGCGGGTCGAGGCCACCCGCGCCGATCTCGAGACCGCCCGCGAGCTCGCCGAGCTGGGGGAGGGGGACGCGGAGCTCGCCGCCGAGGCCGAGCTGCTCTCCGAGCGCTGGGAGGCCGAGCATCACCATCTCGAGGACCTCCTGGCCCCGCGCGATCCCGACGACGCCCGTGATGTGATCCTCGAGATCAAGGCCGGCGCCGGCGGTGAGGAGTCCGCCCTGTTCGCCGACGAGATGCTGCGCATGTACCGCTCCTACGCGGAGCACAGGGGATGGCGGGTCGAGGTGCTCACCTCCGCCGAGACCGAGCTGGGCGGCCTCAAGGACGTCACCGTCGCCATCAGCGGCAGCCCCTCCGCGGCCCCGGCCGACGGCGTCTACGCCCATCTCAAGCACGAGGCCGGGGTGCACCGCGTCCAGCGGGTGCCGGTCACCGAGTCCGCGGGCCGCATCCACACCTCCGCCGTCGGCGTCCTCGTGCTGCCCGAGGCCGATGAGGCCGACGAGGGTGAGCTGCTGGCCGAGGCGATGGCCCCCGCGAACCTGCGCATCGACGTGTTCCGCTCCAGCGGCCCAGGCGGCCAGAGCGTGAACACCACCGACTCCGCGGTGCGCATCACCCATCTTCCCACCGGGGTCGTCGTCTCCTGTCAGGACCAGAAGAGCCAGCTGCAGAACCGGGAGCAGGCCCTGCGGATCCTGCGCACGCGCCTGCTGGACGCCCGGCGCCTCGAACAGGAGCAGGCCTCCTCCGCGACCCGCCGCTCGCAGGTGCGCACGGTCGACCGCAGCGAGCGCATCCGCACCTACAACTTCCCCGAATCCCGTGTGGCGGACCACCGCACCGGCTACAAGGCCGGAAACCTCTCCCAGGTCCTGGCCGGGGACCTCGAGGGCCTCATCGCCTCCGCCCGGGACGCCGAGCGGGCCGCCCGCCTGGCAGAGGCCCAGCAGGCCGTCTCGGAGGACACCCCGTGA
- the prmC gene encoding peptide chain release factor N(5)-glutamine methyltransferase yields the protein MSGAATRVALREALAETTQRLGRAGVASPSVDARALIAEAAGTERPLVLLDDLPAGFAAQLEQLTARRERREPLQLILGRAPFRRLMLRVREGVFIPRPETELAVDLMQAHASGPLENLVDLCTGGGALAASALDEIPTARVLAVEIDPRAAELAAENLEAAGPGRGRVLRADLTGDPGSPELAELAATAPVDAILSNPPYIPPEAVPRDAEVLEHDPHHALFGGGEDGLEVPRAVIDWAARLLRPGGVLIMEHADVQGPAAQDAATRAGGFDTVRTAGDLTGRDRFLVARRAAGDPTPGSERLTR from the coding sequence GTGAGCGGCGCCGCGACCCGCGTGGCCCTGCGGGAGGCCCTCGCCGAGACGACCCAGCGTCTCGGCCGAGCCGGCGTGGCCTCGCCCAGCGTCGATGCCAGGGCGCTGATCGCCGAGGCCGCCGGCACCGAACGCCCGCTGGTCCTGCTCGATGACCTCCCGGCGGGCTTCGCGGCGCAGCTCGAGCAGCTCACTGCGCGTCGTGAGCGCCGCGAACCCCTCCAGCTCATCCTCGGCCGTGCGCCCTTCCGCCGCCTGATGCTGCGGGTGCGCGAGGGCGTGTTCATCCCTCGGCCGGAGACCGAACTGGCCGTGGATCTGATGCAGGCACATGCCTCGGGTCCGCTGGAGAACCTCGTGGACCTGTGCACGGGCGGCGGCGCCCTCGCTGCCTCCGCCCTCGACGAGATCCCCACGGCCCGGGTGCTCGCCGTCGAGATCGATCCTCGCGCCGCGGAACTCGCCGCGGAGAACCTCGAGGCGGCCGGTCCCGGCCGAGGCCGCGTCCTGCGCGCCGACCTCACCGGCGATCCCGGCAGCCCCGAGCTGGCCGAGCTCGCCGCGACGGCCCCGGTCGACGCGATCCTGTCCAACCCGCCCTACATCCCGCCCGAGGCCGTGCCCCGGGACGCCGAGGTGCTCGAGCACGACCCCCATCACGCCCTGTTCGGCGGTGGCGAGGACGGGCTCGAGGTGCCGCGCGCCGTGATCGACTGGGCCGCCCGCCTGCTGCGGCCCGGGGGCGTGCTGATCATGGAGCACGCCGACGTCCAGGGCCCTGCGGCCCAGGACGCCGCCACCCGCGCAGGTGGATTCGACACTGTGCGCACCGCCGGTGATCTGACCGGCCGTGACCGCTTCCTGGTGGCCCGTCGCGCCGCCGGGGACCCGACCCCTGGAAGTGAGAGACTGACCCGGTGA
- a CDS encoding LacI family DNA-binding transcriptional regulator: MSVPGRRPTIIDVAERAGVSRQTVSRALNDMSGISASTREAVLAAVEELNYRPSRFGRGLVEQGPITLGLVVMDLSNSYFAELGAAVVRACAPYGWNVVLAEADNAPRPDRVTEELARRVDALVGYDVLTGGIRGGAGMPVVQLGDLPSSGEKIGIVELSTSTAIADLTAHLRAVGVTRPAVVDLVGAVPSSRARALTAALAPLTADGEVPIQQVDVHEGHRAALESVLATGADALVAFNDELAVRLLRMLRALDVAVPEQVRLVGVDGLEIGSLVTPELTTLSIDIEEVARQTVEMVAGMLDGSVPLTGPSAHRVVHYELEVRAST; the protein is encoded by the coding sequence ATGAGCGTGCCCGGGCGGCGGCCGACGATCATCGACGTCGCCGAGCGCGCCGGAGTCTCCCGGCAGACGGTCTCCCGCGCGCTGAACGACATGTCGGGCATCAGCGCCTCCACCCGAGAGGCCGTGCTGGCCGCGGTCGAGGAGCTGAACTACCGCCCCTCCCGTTTCGGGCGCGGACTCGTCGAGCAGGGGCCGATCACCCTCGGCCTGGTCGTCATGGACCTGTCCAACTCGTACTTCGCGGAGCTCGGGGCGGCCGTGGTGCGTGCCTGTGCGCCCTACGGCTGGAACGTGGTGCTCGCCGAGGCGGACAATGCTCCGCGTCCCGATCGGGTCACCGAGGAGCTCGCGCGCCGGGTCGATGCGCTCGTCGGATATGACGTACTGACCGGGGGCATCCGGGGCGGGGCCGGGATGCCGGTGGTCCAACTGGGAGATCTCCCGAGCTCGGGCGAGAAGATCGGGATCGTGGAGCTGTCCACCTCGACGGCGATCGCGGACCTCACCGCCCACCTGCGCGCCGTCGGCGTCACCCGGCCCGCCGTCGTGGATCTGGTCGGTGCCGTTCCCAGCTCGCGGGCCCGGGCCCTGACCGCGGCGCTCGCCCCGCTCACGGCCGACGGCGAGGTGCCCATCCAGCAGGTGGATGTGCACGAGGGGCACCGCGCCGCGCTCGAGAGCGTTCTCGCCACCGGCGCCGATGCGCTGGTGGCCTTCAACGACGAGCTCGCCGTGCGGCTGCTGCGGATGCTGCGCGCCCTGGACGTCGCCGTGCCCGAGCAGGTGCGCCTGGTCGGTGTCGACGGTCTGGAGATCGGCTCCCTGGTCACCCCGGAGTTGACCACGCTCAGCATCGACATCGAGGAGGTCGCCCGGCAGACCGTGGAGATGGTGGCCGGGATGCTGGACGGCTCCGTCCCCCTCACCGGACCCTCGGCGCATCGCGTGGTGCACTACGAGCTCGAGGTGCGCGCCTCGACCTGA
- a CDS encoding glycosyltransferase family 4 protein: MRIYLFILLVAAAVTYLITPAVRLLARRAGAMTAVRERDVHDAVTPRLGGLAMLAGVVVAMLIASNVPFLEGLFRDTRQPWAILVAAALVCLLGAADDKWDLDWWAKLAGQVLAAMLLAWQGVSLVSLPIGGVTILSERSALILTVLVVVVSMNAVNFVDGLDGLAAGVMAIGGSAFFLYAYMLTRTVSTTDYSSLAALLTAVLIGACVGFLPHNMTRARIFMGDSGSMLLGLLLAASTIAVTGQVDPARLSGADIFGQFLPILLPIGVMVIPFLDFALAVVRRIGSGKSPFHADKAHLHHRLLRLGHSKRTAVLIMYTWTVVVSVGLLLPIMVSTRAVVIFWVCGLLFALLLTFDPLRWRPGRHRKDSDVPST, encoded by the coding sequence GTGAGGATCTATCTCTTCATCCTCCTGGTCGCCGCGGCCGTGACGTACCTGATCACTCCCGCGGTGCGCTTGCTGGCCCGGCGCGCCGGAGCGATGACCGCCGTGCGGGAGCGCGACGTGCACGATGCGGTGACCCCGCGCCTGGGCGGTCTGGCCATGCTCGCCGGGGTGGTCGTGGCGATGCTGATCGCGAGCAACGTGCCGTTCCTCGAGGGGCTCTTCCGCGACACCCGCCAGCCCTGGGCGATCCTCGTGGCCGCAGCGCTGGTGTGCCTGCTCGGGGCGGCCGACGACAAGTGGGATCTGGACTGGTGGGCCAAGCTCGCCGGGCAGGTGCTGGCCGCCATGCTGCTCGCGTGGCAAGGGGTCAGCCTGGTCTCGCTGCCGATCGGCGGCGTCACGATCCTCTCGGAGCGCTCCGCGCTGATCCTCACCGTGCTGGTGGTGGTCGTCAGCATGAACGCCGTGAACTTCGTCGACGGGCTCGACGGGCTCGCCGCCGGGGTGATGGCCATCGGCGGGTCCGCCTTCTTCCTGTACGCCTACATGCTCACCCGCACCGTCTCCACGACCGACTACTCCTCTCTGGCCGCCCTGCTGACAGCGGTGCTGATCGGTGCGTGCGTGGGGTTCCTGCCGCACAACATGACGCGCGCCCGGATCTTCATGGGCGATTCCGGGTCGATGCTGCTGGGTCTGCTGCTCGCCGCCTCCACCATCGCGGTCACCGGCCAGGTCGACCCCGCCCGCCTCTCGGGCGCGGACATCTTCGGCCAGTTCCTGCCGATCCTGCTGCCCATCGGCGTGATGGTGATCCCCTTCCTCGACTTCGCACTCGCCGTGGTGCGGCGGATCGGCTCGGGCAAGTCGCCCTTCCACGCCGACAAGGCCCATCTCCACCACCGCCTGCTCCGACTGGGCCATTCCAAGCGCACCGCGGTGCTGATCATGTACACCTGGACCGTCGTGGTCTCCGTGGGGCTGCTGCTGCCGATCATGGTGAGCACCCGCGCCGTCGTGATCTTCTGGGTGTGCGGGCTCCTGTTCGCCCTCCTGCTGACCTTCGACCCGCTGAGATGGCGCCCCGGTCGCCATCGGAAGGACTCCGATGTCCCCTCGACCTGA